In Oncorhynchus keta strain PuntledgeMale-10-30-2019 unplaced genomic scaffold, Oket_V2 Un_contig_7692_pilon_pilon, whole genome shotgun sequence, the DNA window CATCAATGTAAATGTGCCTGGATAAGGAAAATGTATTTTTCCATCTGCATTTTCAGCTGCAATCCCTAGATGGATGAAACAACAAGCAGGATCAATGTTTCCTAACTAATGGAATATTTTGGAAACTCTCTCCTGACCACTGTTctcccctggtgtgtgtgtgtgtaggtaaccTGTGGTACAGACAGGGCCTGACTCCCAGCTACCCCCAGGGCTCAGCCTGGGAGCTCGTCTCCAACAACGTGACCAAAGTCTCAGTAGGACCTCTAGATCAGGTCAGTacgctttttttgttgttgtgtgtatgcTAATTTTAGTGGTAAGTAAGTTAACTTATTTTCTACTTCAATACCTGGTCCTGTGGTGTTGTCTAGGTGTGGGTGATAGCAGACTGGGTCCCAGGCTGCCCCGGTGAGCTGTCTGTTCCTGGAGCTGTCTGTCACAGGATGGGGGTGGGACCTATGCAGCCCAAGGGCCAGTCCTGGGACTACGGCATCGGGGTGAGTCATTACAACTTGGTGTTGATTTTGATGTCTGCGCCAAAGACATccgtttcccaaatggcaccgtattccctaaaTAAATCATAACTTTTTATCAGGCCTATGGGCCAGACATTGTGCAGTATCTGAAATACCTCCGTTAAGATGGTAATGCATGAGATGTCACGTTAATGTGAGGAACGCTGTCTTTCAGGGAGGATGGCAGCACATCAGTGTGAGAGGGAACTCCACAGAGGCTCTACGTGCTACCCCGGCCCTTACTGGATCCACCCCCCGTAGCCCACTCCCTGCCAGGCCAGTCCTTACTGACACCACCCCCCGTAGCCCACTCCCTGCCAGGCCAGTCCTTACTGACACCACCCCCGTAGCCCACTCCCTGCCAGGCCAGTCCTTACTGACACCACCCCCCGTAGCCCACTCCCTGCCAGGCCAGTCCTTACTGACACCACCCTCCGTAGCCCACTCCCTGCCAGGCCAGTCCTTACTGACACCACCCCCCGTAGCCCACTCCCTGCCAGGCCAGTCCTTACTGACACCACCCTCCGTAGCCCACTCCCTGCCAGAATACCTTTGTCACAGGAGAACGGGAACTCTGTGGGTCTGTAGGGTCTCTACTAACCCACCCCATCTCTACCCACAGCCCTGTGTGCCTGATTCCATTTCCAACCCAGCACAAACATGGTAATGTTGGTCTAAATGTAAAGAGCATGAATTGGTTGGATATTTAAATACTTAGTGCTGGGCTGAAACATGTTGGCCACCTTTGACCCCAGCACTGGAAGTATTAGTGCTTCTGTCAGTTTATCCATTCCACGGTCTGAACTTTAGTGGCAGGTGCTAGGAGAAGTGGTTAGGGTGAGAAATGGAACCGAGCCTGTGTCCCATACCAACACACGCCACTCCCTTTGACCTCCGTGTAGTCTTGCTTTGTATGATTTTGTTTCTGCTTTCTCATTTGCCTAGTTGACACACCTTGTATTTATGCTTTGGAATTTGTTTACTGTCATCTTGGTTTGGCCTGCATAATGTTTGCAATGTAGTGGTTGAAGTAGCTTTTTCTTCAGAACTAAAAATATCAGCTCTGAGCTTCCATGACAAGGATTATTTAATCAATTTACAACCAGATTTTTTTTCCTCAGATGGTTACAAACAATACAGACCTGAATAGCATCTATTTGCTGTGTTATGTATTAACATCCAGAGTGTTATGAATAGGACCAGGAGTTCTGCTCACGTCACATGATCTGCAGAAGCTCCAGGCTCTAGTTATGACGTGTCCCTGGTGGATTACTTCAGTATTCCATGCAGATACTGAGGCCGGGATTCAAACAGCACTGTGCCTACATTGCATTACACTTATGACAATTTCCTGGATGTTAGGTGATGTCAGCTACCTTTAGAAGTGCAGCGTAATGTCTGCGCACGTTTGAATTCCTGTGGCCTTGTCGGTCCTTGTAAGAGAacagtcaactgaaataaattccAAAACAGCTCTGCAACCTTGGTGTTCTTTGTATGGGCCTGGAGTTTCACTATACCTGTACAAACATTAAATGTTATGTAAAGATCTATTTAACATTTTGTTCTACCAAGATTGGCTCGTTGAGCACAATGTGATACTCAACCATCAATCCTATCAGACAAGCTATAGAAGTAAATGTGCATTTATTTCCATATTCAACATTTCATTCAAATACACTAAGCATGATCAATATGAAGTAAAAATATTACCATTTGTAAAATTTACAGTTATGGACAGAATGGATTTTCCTGTTTGTCTTAAGCTGCTTCACAATAAGATTTTTGCTGTCATTTTAGGAAGTGTCTGGCGCTAATAGTGGAATAGTATTACGTACCTGCCGGAGTGGCAGCTTGTCAAAATGGGAAAGCTGTTCTGACGATGTGTTTACATTTCTACACTTCAAAAACAACCACTGAAGTGTACCATCTACATTTTGAAATATCTTTAAAGCTGGTGGACAAACTTGCTTTAGGTCCATGAAAATATTTCAAACTGAAATTGAGCAACCAGAATTAGTGATTTCCCACTAGATGGTAGTCAGAACAGCTTTCCCATTCAGACTAACTCCACAGCAATCAAAACTCTAGCAGGGTAGTCACCGTTACATATCATTCCACTGATATGGACATTTACTGAAATTACAATTCAATCTTGTGTAGCACCTTTAATTTAACCGTTGTCACTTACCGTGATATGAGACAACCTCATAACTAGGACTTGATTACATCATTCCCCATATAGACAAAATTAAACATTTATATACATCAGTACAGTTCATTAAGTTAGCCTTCTCAAATGTGCAAGATTAagcaaatgtatatactgtagaataAAACACAGTTGAAGTTTAACTGAAAGAACACAGGCTGCTGGTAGTAGAGGTTAACCTCGTCTAGAACACTGGAGGTGAGGAAAAGGTTTATGTATCTGAAGACTTAAATCAGGGGAAACCTTGACAGGTCACTAAACCAAAAACTATACAACGTTTCATCTGTGTAGAACCCATTGAGTCTGGAAGAAGGGTTTGACCTACAGGAACAGAATGCTGATCCAGCTAAATAATTGTTATATACATCATACCGGATACAGTCCGTTGAGTGGCGCCATGGCAACAATCCTTAAGGTAATCTTTACCTTGGCTTTGTCACATGCAGTAGTTAGTGAGAATAACCCGTGTACAATTGGTTTGACATAGTAAACCAAACAGAACAGGCATGTCTGTCTTGGGTGAGTTAATGTAAGATCCCTGTACAGTACCAGAGAAATgagctgcatcccaaatagcaccctattccctttagggtgccgtttgggacagtAACACATCCCTACTGGCTGCTCCTATTAAACTCAGACCCACAAAATGAATCAAGGTACTCATTGCACATTTGTTTCACAAAACATCGACAATTCAAACCAGCTTTTTACTCCTGTGTCTCCTAATGCAAACTCAGTCACTAGGCTTGTGTCAGGACAACATGTATTGCCTTCTTAATCATGTGATTCCTGGAGTGAGGATATTTTTGTATACAGCGTAATCATTATGAAATAGGCACTACGATAAGACCCATTGATTGAAGAAACTGGACAAACCTTGAAGTCCCATACTGTTAATTCAAACCGTGATAATGTTCCCTTATCCAATTCTTCTACTGATGGTGTTTAACTGAATGAACTAATGCTGTCAGACCTCCTGTTCCATAACACTAACATTAAGGTTCTCACTAGAACACTGACTGTTCCTATAGCAACCAAGCAGGGGCTCATGGACGGTGAATGAGTCAATCACCAAAACTTGGTTCCTTAAATTCCTAATATACCTCTTCCAGTCTTGATCATCTCCAGTTGAAGCAGACACACTTGATGAGTAGACCTGACAAATACATTTCCAAAAGGCAACTCCTGTAATAATCGTACAATGTAGCAAAAGGTGCTAATGAGCAGTGTTACGCTCAAGGGCCTTGCTGTTTTAGTTTGCCTGATCCAAAGAGCTCATTATTCCTATTTGATTGCAGACACAGGGGCTGTGGTTCAATCAGGGCTTCAAAATAAAAGTGTTTTTGGGGTGAAACAGAATCCCCTCAGGAGAGGACATTAACCAAACACTTGGAATGCGCTCGACAAGTCTCAAAGTTAGGTCAGTTTTGTCTGTTCTTCCTGCTGCATTGCactgatggaggaggagggggggagaagagAACAAGGCCAAGAGGCTTTTGGTGGAAGGAAGGGGATTTTGTTGAGGGCGTTGTTGGCTGTTGGAGCCTCTGGCTCAGTCTGTTTCAAGTTGTCTTCATGGCCACCTCTTGGGGCGGGGGTGTAGTTCTGCCTGAGAAGAGAAGCATCCACGGCCTTCATAACACCGTGTCATCATCCGTCCGTCTTTAGCCTTCATGTTGAGCTCTCCTACATTCACCTGACGTTGTGGGGGAAAACGGTCCCTTCCACATGCACCTTAGTCTTTATCTCCTTCTTCACTGCTTCCTGAGGGAGGGGGGCATACATACAGAGTTAGAGAGGGTAGATCATAGAGATCCTATTCAATTACTATGTACGAGGTAGATAAAGCACATGCCTGTGTTTTCTGTAGTTTGTTTGTGTTGGTGCACTCCCACTTGCCTCCTTGTTCGGTGTCTGAGTCAGTGAGGTGTGTAAGGGAGAAGCTGGCGATGCTGGCCGGGGAGATGGAGAAGCGGGAGTAGTTGGAGCTGCTCCAGCTGGGCTCCGGGGTGCAGCCCCcgggagggggaggggaaaagTAGTGCGAGGCCGAAGGGGACATTGTCTTAGACACGGCCAGGTCCGAAGCTGCCTTGGAGAGGAACACAGAGGGCTCCGGGGACGAGAAGTCGTCATCCCATTCAAACCCACCGCCTGAGGGGAGAGACCTGTTTATAACCTTGATTTGGTACAATTAAGAGGCAATATGGTAGATTTGCCACTGGAGGTACTCATGAGGCAAGAGTCCCCCCCCTCCTAAATTaccaaaatgtacattttttttttgcaaatgttcaAACTATAAACATCAGCATTTGTATTACATTGTCAGGTAGGTTTCATGGAGCCCTTTAGGTTCTTCCTTGATAATGCTGATGGACGTTGGCTGTATCGTGATGACTTACCTTCTTCATCTGTGGAGCTCTCTGTAGAGTTGGTGAACCTATTCAGGTAGCTGGCCGTGGGCACAGGGCTGCTGAACTCTGACACCTGGCTGTTGGAACCTGACGAATGGTCTCCCAGCTCCTTGGTGGGGGTCTCCTACAGATGGGGAGACCAATAAGTGCAATGGTTAAAGTACAGTCTCATAACATTTAGACTAGGTCTAGATTGCACAGAGAACCTGTGAAtggtacaacaacaaaaaacgtcaATATCACATGACATTCAAGCCATTTCTAATGCATAGCCATAATATTTGTATCATTGTTGTTTTGATGtagagtggggagaacaagtatttgatatacTGCCGATTTTTGCCGAaaaaagtccagaaaatcacattatgatttttaagtaattaatttgcattttattgcatgacataagtattcgatacatcagaaaagcagaacttaatatttggtacagcaacctttgtttgcaattacagagatcatacgtttcctgtagttcttgaccaagtttgcacacactgcagcagggattttggcccactcctccatacagaccttctccagatccttcaggttttggggctgtcgctgggcaatagggactttcagctccctccaaagatcttctattgggttcaggtctggagactggctaggccactccaggaccttgagatgcttcttacggagccactccttagttgctgtgttttgggtcgttgtcatgctggaagacgcagccacaacccatcttcaatgctcttactgagggaaggaggttgttggccaagatctcgtgattcatggccccatccatcttcccctcaatacggtgcagtcatcctgtgccctttgcagaaaagcctccccaaagaatgatgtttccacctccatgcttcacggttgggatggtgttcttggggttgtactcgtCCTTaattcctccaaacacggcgagtagAGTttaaaaagctatatttttgtctcatcagaccacatgaccttctcccattcctcctctggatcatccagatggtcattagcaaacttcagaagggcctggacatgtactggcttgagcagggggaccttgcgtgagctgcaggattttaatccatgacggcgtagtgtgttactaatggttttctttgagactgtggtcccagctctcttcaggtcattgaccaggtcctgccgtgctgatccctcaccttcctcattatcattgatgccccacgaggtgagatcttgcatggagccccagaccgagggtgattgaccgtcatcttgaactttttccattttctaataattgcaccaacacttgccttctcaccaagctgcttgcctattgtcatgtagccttgtgcaggtctacaattttagccCTGATGTCCtgacacagctctctggtcttggccattgtggagaggttggagtctgtttgattgagtgtgtggacaggtgtgttttatacaggtaacaagttcaaacaggtgcagttaaaacaggtaatgagtggagaacaggagggcttcttaaagaaaaactaacaggtctgtgagagacggaattcttactggttggtaggtgatcaaatacttatgtcatgcaataaaatgcaaattaatcacttaaaaatcatacaatgtgattttcttgatttttgttttagattccgtctctcacagttgaattgtacctatgataaaaattacagaactaagtaggaaaacctgcaaaatcagcagtgtatcaaatacttgttctccccactgtaaatgTTAGATACAAGTGAAACAATGTCTGTGTGCATGCAAAAGGTGACAAGTGGGTACTCTACCTGGTCGAAAAGGAAAACAGTGACATCGTCGAAGAACGACACAGCTCTACTGGCACTGTCTGAATCACTTCCCCCTGATGGCATGGAGGGTTTGGCACTGGGGGTGACCTTCAGCAGGCTCTTGAGGTTCCGCGCTCTACTGTCATCCGAGACTATAACGGGAACCGGGTGCACTGTGTCGTCCTCGCTGTCCTCGCTGGAGCTGTGCAGCCGGTACGCCCGCATGTCATCATCTGAGTCATCGCTGTTATCGTCCTCTTCATCTGCCTCCCCTCCGTCCTCCTGCCCATCAGAGCCATCCCGCCTGCCCAGGTACCTCCCCTCCATGTCGGGCTCCTTCAACTTGGGGGTGATCTCGCTGGCGTAGGTCCTGGTTAGCTTAGCGTGTACCGGTATGTTCTCAGGAAAAGGTTTTGCTGAGGTAGTAGCAACAGCAGGCAATGGAGGCTTTTCCAGGTCCTCGGTGGAAGTTCCGCTGGACTCTGAGTGACTGTGAGTCCTGAAGTCAGGGAAGAACTCAAGTGTCCCGGTTTCGTCCACACTGCCGTCAATGGACACAGGTGAAGTCTTCTCCCAGTCCTCCTCTGTGGTGAGGATCAGCACAGGGAGACTGGTCCCTTCCAGAGGCTGAGGCTCGGTCTTCTCCACTCCGATATCAACCAGAGCTTCTCGAGCAATGGGAGACTGTGACCCAGCAGAAGACTCTACATACTCCTCCTCTGTGACTTCAGGAAGAACAGATGGACCTCCAGAAACACAGCCACTGATGTCCACAGTTGGCGAGATGGCTTCTTCAAACTTCTTCTCGGGCTCGGACTCGTTGTCAGAGAAGTAAGCAGAGTCTCTGTAGTTGCCTCCCATGAAAGATTCCTCGCCAGGGGCGATGGACTCTGCCTGCTGGTCCTCACCGTCCTGAGTCTCCACCTCCGAGACGATGATTTCAGGGGGAACCAGCATGGTAGCCGCTGCtggctgctcctcctcctcctcttcctcggcCAAACTCAGACCGTTTTCCTCTGAGAAGTGGTCTTTGATGATGGGCTGAGAGTTCCACTCTGGAGACTCCAGGTTCTCTGTCTCGTAGCCGCTGTCGGCTGTTTTGTACGGGGGCTGGAGCTTGTGAGGGGCTGCCGGGGTGTTTAGCTCTTCGACAGACTCCTCCAGCATGTGGCTGTTGTCCAGGGAGTCTGGTGTCTCGGCTGAGTTCTCCACAGTGGGCAGAGTGGTGGAAACACTGTCCTCCAGTAGGCTGTCCTGGCTGATCTGGTCCATGGAAGGACCAGAGACCAGCAGAGAGGACCTGTCGTGCTCGTTGTCATGCTCAGAGAGGACGGTGTCCATTTCGGCCTCTGTATCATCTTCAACCAGGTCGCTCAGCAGATCATCACTGGTAAAGCCTTCACTGGACAGGCCATTGTCAACAGCAATCTCAATGACATAGACTGGGGGAGAGCTTAGCGGGTCGTCTGTTGGCTCTTTGATTCCTATGGATTCAACACAGTCATCCTCTGAGGCTCTGAGGCGGTCTTCAAGGCTGGGGTTTTTGGCATCCATGCACAGGGGGTCTGTAGTGGCACTTTCAGAGAAGAGTGTGGGAGACTGGTGGATATTTGCTGAACTAATAACAAGGACCTCAGCCCTCTGAGAGGCAGAGTCCAATATATTAGAAGACTGCTGCAGCAGTTCTCTAATTGGCAGCTGGTTGCTACAGATGTCCTCTGTTACCAGTGTATTTGAAGGCATCAGTGTTTTAGGGTCTGCTAGAGGTTGCAGGAAATCCACAAAACTGGGACTCATGAAGTCAAAAAGTTCCTCCTCTGCTGGGGACATGTTGCTCTCCACAGGTTTTATGGGGATCTCTGCTACGTTTATGCCATCTAtggtctcatcatcatcatcccaaGAGTTCATTCTGAAACTGTGCTCGGGGATGTGGGTCAGACCAGGTTGGAGGAGGTCCAGTTGTTGACTCCCACTACTTTTCCCTGATAAACCAGAGCCCTCCTTCATCAGGCTCTTCTCTTTGAGGAACATGAAGTTGTCCTCTAGTTTCTCAGTGTTCAGTAGCCTCATCACATCCGGGGttccctccccctctgcctcctctAAAGAGTCCTGGAGGATGACCTCTGAATGGCGCTCCCCTAAAAAAGAATTCCGAAAGCACTTTTCTGTTCCCTGGGCCTGCCCCTCTACAGACTCCACTCTCTGGAAACCATTTCCGTTGAGTTCTGGAAGCTCCATGAAGCCCCTGTTCCAGGAATGGGAGTCCTGTCTGGAGTCTCCTTCGCTGAAGATGTTGGTGTGGAAGGGGCTGTCATGCTCACTAGACGACCAGATGTGGCTGTCCTGGAGGTACGAGTCCTTAGAGTCTATGCTGTGGTGGAAGAAGTCTGCATCGGTGCTGGACTCATCCAAGCGGACGTCTTGGAGGGTGACAAATTTCTGCCTGTCTGAAACTGTGTCTACCTCCGGACCCCTGTTCTCCTCCACGGtgctctccccctgctcctccaaCTGGATGTAGTACTCATTTCCATTGGCTGGTTTGTGAGCGTCAAACACGGGAAGGATCCCGGGGATTGCCGAATGGGTGTTCCTGCTGTCGGAGCCCCCCGTCCTGGGGGCTGCGGGGTCTGG includes these proteins:
- the lmtk2 gene encoding serine/threonine-protein kinase LMTK2 isoform X1, with translation MVNRHGFVLLLATGIFLSALFLAEGAPLPYSDTTGETAGGQSSVSLHLSVVVSLSALLVLVALLVNCVTCCKEREVNFKEFEDNFEDEIDFTPPAEDTPSMQSPAEVYTLAVPPVALPGPPHLETPPRISVGSTGPQVVRHSLSYIQEIGNGWFGKVLLSEIYTDPGGAKVVVKELKANASAMEQNDFLQHGDPYRVLVHPNILQCLGQCVEAIPFLLVFEYCELGDLRSYLSQQDWMFRNAELLQLQKMACEIAAGVTHLHKHNFLHSDLALRNCYLTADLTVKVGDYGIGPYRYKEDYIITEDDESAPLRWMAPELVGERHGGVITLDQTKPGNVWALGVTLWELFENAAQPYPHLSDREVLNHVIREQQIKLLKPQLELPYSERWYEVLQFCWLTPDKRATAEEIHRLLTYLRMQGQKDVEGDFQQRWDSLKPNPVTRQTTVSHSSYPILEQFADDALRAEVDEVLTVTETSRGLSFEYVWEAAKHDHYDSSSGHGRSAMDTTLNYHSMFFPVPSEDIQAHFPDPAAPRTGGSDSRNTHSAIPGILPVFDAHKPANGNEYYIQLEEQGESTVEENRGPEVDTVSDRQKFVTLQDVRLDESSTDADFFHHSIDSKDSYLQDSHIWSSSEHDSPFHTNIFSEGDSRQDSHSWNRGFMELPELNGNGFQRVESVEGQAQGTEKCFRNSFLGERHSEVILQDSLEEAEGEGTPDVMRLLNTEKLEDNFMFLKEKSLMKEGSGLSGKSSGSQQLDLLQPGLTHIPEHSFRMNSWDDDDETIDGINVAEIPIKPVESNMSPAEEELFDFMSPSFVDFLQPLADPKTLMPSNTLVTEDICSNQLPIRELLQQSSNILDSASQRAEVLVISSANIHQSPTLFSESATTDPLCMDAKNPSLEDRLRASEDDCVESIGIKEPTDDPLSSPPVYVIEIAVDNGLSSEGFTSDDLLSDLVEDDTEAEMDTVLSEHDNEHDRSSLLVSGPSMDQISQDSLLEDSVSTTLPTVENSAETPDSLDNSHMLEESVEELNTPAAPHKLQPPYKTADSGYETENLESPEWNSQPIIKDHFSEENGLSLAEEEEEEEQPAAATMLVPPEIIVSEVETQDGEDQQAESIAPGEESFMGGNYRDSAYFSDNESEPEKKFEEAISPTVDISGCVSGGPSVLPEVTEEEYVESSAGSQSPIAREALVDIGVEKTEPQPLEGTSLPVLILTTEEDWEKTSPVSIDGSVDETGTLEFFPDFRTHSHSESSGTSTEDLEKPPLPAVATTSAKPFPENIPVHAKLTRTYASEITPKLKEPDMEGRYLGRRDGSDGQEDGGEADEEDDNSDDSDDDMRAYRLHSSSEDSEDDTVHPVPVIVSDDSRARNLKSLLKVTPSAKPSMPSGGSDSDSASRAVSFFDDVTVFLFDQETPTKELGDHSSGSNSQVSEFSSPVPTASYLNRFTNSTESSTDEEGGGFEWDDDFSSPEPSVFLSKAASDLAVSKTMSPSASHYFSPPPPGGCTPEPSWSSSNYSRFSISPASIASFSLTHLTDSDTEQGGKWECTNTNKLQKTQEAVKKEIKTKVHVEGTVFPHNVR
- the lmtk2 gene encoding serine/threonine-protein kinase LMTK2 isoform X4 yields the protein MFRNAELLQLQKMACEIAAGVTHLHKHNFLHSDLALRNCYLTADLTVKVGDYGIGPYRYKEDYIITEDDESAPLRWMAPELVGERHGGVITLDQTKPGNVWALGVTLWELFENAAQPYPHLSDREVLNHVIREQQIKLLKPQLELPYSERWYEVLQFCWLTPDKRATAEEIHRLLTYLRMQGQKDVEGDFQQRWDSLKPNPVTRQTTVSHSSYPILEQFADDALRAEVDEVLTVTETSRGLSFEYVWEAAKHDHYDSSSGHGRSAMDTTLNYHSMFFPVPSEDIQAHFPDPAAPRTGGSDSRNTHSAIPGILPVFDAHKPANGNEYYIQLEEQGESTVEENRGPEVDTVSDRQKFVTLQDVRLDESSTDADFFHHSIDSKDSYLQDSHIWSSSEHDSPFHTNIFSEGDSRQDSHSWNRGFMELPELNGNGFQRVESVEGQAQGTEKCFRNSFLGERHSEVILQDSLEEAEGEGTPDVMRLLNTEKLEDNFMFLKEKSLMKEGSGLSGKSSGSQQLDLLQPGLTHIPEHSFRMNSWDDDDETIDGINVAEIPIKPVESNMSPAEEELFDFMSPSFVDFLQPLADPKTLMPSNTLVTEDICSNQLPIRELLQQSSNILDSASQRAEVLVISSANIHQSPTLFSESATTDPLCMDAKNPSLEDRLRASEDDCVESIGIKEPTDDPLSSPPVYVIEIAVDNGLSSEGFTSDDLLSDLVEDDTEAEMDTVLSEHDNEHDRSSLLVSGPSMDQISQDSLLEDSVSTTLPTVENSAETPDSLDNSHMLEESVEELNTPAAPHKLQPPYKTADSGYETENLESPEWNSQPIIKDHFSEENGLSLAEEEEEEEQPAAATMLVPPEIIVSEVETQDGEDQQAESIAPGEESFMGGNYRDSAYFSDNESEPEKKFEEAISPTVDISGCVSGGPSVLPEVTEEEYVESSAGSQSPIAREALVDIGVEKTEPQPLEGTSLPVLILTTEEDWEKTSPVSIDGSVDETGTLEFFPDFRTHSHSESSGTSTEDLEKPPLPAVATTSAKPFPENIPVHAKLTRTYASEITPKLKEPDMEGRYLGRRDGSDGQEDGGEADEEDDNSDDSDDDMRAYRLHSSSEDSEDDTVHPVPVIVSDDSRARNLKSLLKVTPSAKPSMPSGGSDSDSASRAVSFFDDVTVFLFDQETPTKELGDHSSGSNSQVSEFSSPVPTASYLNRFTNSTESSTDEEGGGFEWDDDFSSPEPSVFLSKAASDLAVSKTMSPSASHYFSPPPPGGCTPEPSWSSSNYSRFSISPASIASFSLTHLTDSDTEQGGKWECTNTNKLQKTQEAVKKEIKTKVHVEGTVFPHNVR
- the lmtk2 gene encoding serine/threonine-protein kinase LMTK2 isoform X3 yields the protein MVNRHGFVLLLATGIFLSALFLAEGAPLPYSDTTGETAGGQSSVSLHLSVVVSLSALLVLVALLVNCVTCCKEREVNFKEFEDNFEDEIDFTPPAEDTPSMQSPAEVYTLAVPPVALPGPPHLETPPRISVGSTGPQVVRHSLSYIQEIGNGWFGKVLLSEIYTDPGGAKVVVKELKANASAMEQNDFLQHGDPYRVLVHPNILQCLGQCVEAIPFLLVFEYCELGDLRSYLSQQDWMFRNAELLQLQKMACEIAAGVTHLHKHNFLHSDLALRNCYLTADLTVKVGDYGIGPYRYKEDYIITEDDESAPLRWMAPELVGERHGGVITLDQTKPGNVWALGVTLWELFENAAQPYPHLSDREVLNHVIREQQIKLLKPQLELPYSERWYEVLQFCWLTPDKRATAEEIHRLLTYLRMQGQKDVEGDFQQRWDSLKPNPVTRQTTVSHSSYPILEQFADDALRAEVDEVLTVTETSRGLSFEYVWEAAKHDHYDSSSGHGRSAMDTTLNYHSMFFPVPSEDIQAHFPDPAAPRTGGSDSRNTHSAIPGILPVFDAHKPANGNEYYIQLEEQGESTVEENRGPEVDTVSDRQKFVTLQDVRLDESSTDADFFHHSIDSKDSYLQDSHIWSSSEHDSPFHTNIFSEGDSRQDSHSWNRGFMELPELNGNGFQRVESVEGQAQGTEKCFRNSFLGERHSEVILQDSLEEAEGEGTPDVMRLLNTEKLEDNFMFLKEKSLMKEGSGLSGKSSGSQQLDLLQPGLTHIPEHSFRMNSWDDDDETIDGINVAEIPIKPVESNMSPAEEELFDFMSPSFVDFLQPLADPKTLMPSNTLVTEDICSNQLPIRELLQQSSNILDSASQRAEVLVISSANIHQSPTLFSESATTDPLCMDAKNPSLEDRLRASEDDCVESIGIKEPTDDPLSSPPVYVIEIAVDNGLSSEGFTSDDLLSDLVEDDTEAEMDTVLSEHDNEHDRSSLLVSGPSMDQISQDSLLEDSVSTTLPTVENSAETPDSLDNSHMLEESVEELNTPAAPHKLQPPYKTADSGYETENLESPEWNSQPIIKDHFSEENGLSLAEEEEEEEQPAAATMLVPPEIIVSEVETQDGEDQQAESIAPGEESFMGGNYRDSAYFSDNESEPEKKFEEAISPTVDISGCVSGGPSVLPEVTEEEYVESSAGSQSPIAREALVDIGVEKTEPQPLEGTSLPVLILTTEEDWEKTSPVSIDGSVDETGTLEFFPDFRTHSHSESSGTSTEDLEKPPLPAVATTSAKPFPENIPVHAKLTRTYASEITPKLKEPDMEGRYLGRRDGSDGQEDGGEADEEDDNSDDSDDDMRAYRLHSSSEDSEDDTVHPVPVIVSDDSRARNLKSLLKVTPSAKPSMPSGGSDSDSASRAVSFFDDVTVFLFDQETPTKELGDHSSGSNSQVSEFSSPVPTASYLNRFTNSTESSTDEEGGGFEWDDDFSSPEPSVFLSKAASDLAVSKTMSPSASHYFSPPPPGGCTPEPSWSSSNYSRFSISPASIASFSLTHLTDSDTEQGGNSEEGDKD